In Brienomyrus brachyistius isolate T26 chromosome 25, BBRACH_0.4, whole genome shotgun sequence, a single window of DNA contains:
- the LOC125720575 gene encoding mitochondrial nicotinamide adenine dinucleotide transporter SLC25A51-like, with protein MVVGAMASETLQGTCECKGPSGGKHYACGSCAAFTNIMITFPIQKVLFRQQLFGVRVGEAVRQLQRDGFRNLYRGLLPPLLQKTTTVAIMFGLYEDMSRLLPGPAGTPGLLTNSVAAVLAGIAEATLTPFERVQTLLQDQRHHGRFKNTVHAFRTLVQDHGVRECYRGLVPILLRNGPSNALFFGLRGPIKNSLPEAETHATHLVNDFICGGLLGAMLGVLFFPLNVLKTRMQSQVGGDFQSSLQVLRTIWSERDGKLTHLYRGAHLNYHRSILSWGIINATYELLLKLM; from the coding sequence ATGGTGGTGGGCGCCATGGCGTCAGAGACTCTGCAAGGGACCTGTGAGTGCAAGGGGCCGAGCGGCGGGAAGCACTACGCCTGCGGTTCCTGCGCTGCCTTCACCAACATCATGATCACCTTCCCCATCCAGAAGGTCCTGTTCCGGCAGCAGCTGTTCGGCGTGCGTGTGGGCGAGGCCGTCCGGCAGCTGCAAAGGGACGGCTTTCGGAACCTGTACCGCGGCCTCTTACCCCCTCTGCTTCAGAAGACCACCACGGTGGCCATCATGTTCGGCCTGTATGAGGACATGTCGCGACTGCTGCCAGGACCTGCCGGCACCCCGGGGCTGCTGACCAATAGCGTCGCGGCCGTGCTGGCGGGCATTGCAGAGGCAACCCTGACCCCCTTCGAGAGGGTCCAGACGCTGTTGCAGGACCAGCGGCACCACGGCCGCTTCAAAAACACCGTCCACGCGTTCCGGACGCTGGTGCAGGACCATGGTGTGCGCGAGTGCTACCGCGGCCTGGTGCCCATCCTGCTGCGGAATGGGCCCAGCAACGCTctcttcttcggcctccgcggGCCCATCAAGAATAGTCTCCCCGAGGCTGAGACCCACGCCACTCACTTGGTCAACGACTTCATCTGCGGCGGCCTGTTGGGAGCCATGCTGGGCGTCCTCTTCTTCCCGCTCAACGTGCTAAAGACTCGCATGCAGTCGCAGGTGGGTGGCGACTTCCAGTCTTCGCTGCAGGTGCTGCGCACCATCTGGAGCGAGCGGGACGGCAAACTGACGCACCTCTACCGGGGGGCGCACCTGAACTACCACCGCTCCATCCTGTCTTGGGGCATAATCAATGCCACCTACGAGCTTCTCCTGAAGCTCATGTGA